A genome region from Magnolia sinica isolate HGM2019 chromosome 8, MsV1, whole genome shotgun sequence includes the following:
- the LOC131253631 gene encoding PX domain-containing protein EREL1-like isoform X7, which produces MMLKKSPPKHRHDGTSPLPLGMDWSPPPKRWFYRVQVGVQSPEGVSTARGILRRFSDFLKLFAARRYALEEWMGKLLSDIDLSRSVPVASFLELEAAARSSFQDVNQHNVDRNPHGDSLTSSPQFQPNPGASVAAGSSSDASKALSSTLDYGSDNACETSELGTPRQCSEICADDLMLDQDLAAPMGTLVKYGITTTDNGLFVGDSGLEQLEEFPRNKMHARKEKNVLRGTFNGSASKDAFLSNDTAEFMSEPEHDKLAGHARKLSAESVGSDMSSIRGSELSNAGVTNLLHDNSLNLLGGVEASIKTEAFGNSELQFLNDVHVVLPLDQRNKMNRVLTTMQRRLVTARTDMEDLISRLNQEIAVKEYLTTKVKDLDVELDSTKQKSKENLQQAILIERERVTQMQWDMEELRRKYLEMESKLKFEQDEKIRLELAKVSAIHEKELLLQELDVAREQLKNLQKHQEELEMKSKADIKVLVKEVKFLRKTQTELKQELNQSLKEKAELERILQKEKQRREHAKTARVKLLHECGILRHRLQECSVNFLAEEEDKFTVDSSSLSDALDLLTTSDNRIGLLLAEAQLLAQDDESSISAADRAQGNVNINGDDPTVTDDEVRKMLTDIFIDNARLRKQVNSIIRCALKNVVKPEKEDGIDEAPSRKTVLNKFLER; this is translated from the exons AGAAGGTATGCTTTGGAGGAGTGGATGGGCAAGCTATTGTCGGACATTGATTTGTCTAGAAGTGTTCCAGTGGCATCATTCCTTGAGCTAGAAGCTGCTGCAAGGTCAT CATTTCAGGATGTAAATCAGCACAATGTAGACAGAAATCCTCATGGTGATAGTTTGACTTCTTCTCCTCAATTCCAACCTAATCCAGGCGCTTCTGTTGCTGCTGGTAGTTCATCTGATGCATCTAAGGCTCTCTCAAGCACACTGGATTATGGCAGTGATAATGCGTGTGAAACATCAGAGTTAGGGACACCTAGGCAATGTTCTGAAATTTGTGCAGACGATCTAATGCTGGATCAAGACTTGGCTGCTCCAATGGGTACACTTGTGAAGTATGGCATCACTACTACAGACAATGGCCTCTTTGTGGGGGACTCTGGTTTAGAGCAGCTAGAGGAGTTCCCTAGGAATAAGATGCATGCTAGAAAGGAGAAGAATGTTCTAAGGGGCACGTTTAATGGGAGTGCTTCGAAGGATGCATTTCTTTCCAATGACACTGCAGAGTTTATGTCAGAGCCAGAGCATGATAAGCTTGCTGGCCATGCTCGAAAACTCTCTGCTGAGAGTGTTGGAAGTGACATGAGTTCCATAAGAGGAAGTGAATTATCAAATGCTGGGGTGACTAACTTGCTTCACGATAATTCCCTTAATCTTCTTGGAGGTGTAGAGGCTTCAATTAAAACGGAAGCTTTTGGCAACTCAGAGTTACAGTTTCTGAATGATGTACATGTGGTTCTTCCATTGGATCAGCGCAATAAAATGAATAGGGTTCTTACAACCATGCAAAGAAGGCTAGTTACAGCAAGAACAGACATGGAGGATCTTATATCAAGACTAAATCAAGAAATAGCTGTGAAAGAATATCTTACAACAAAG GTGAAAGATTTGGACGTGGAACTTGATAGTACTAAGCAGAAAAGTAAAGAAAACCTGCAACAAGCCATCTTAATTGAAAGGGAAAGAGTTACTCAAATGCAGTGGGATATGGAAGAACTTCGTAGGAAGTATTTGGAGATGGAGTCGAAGCTCAAGTTCGAACAG GATGAAAAGATTCGTTTGGAGTTGGCAAAAGTGTCTGCCATTCATGAGAAGGAGCTGTTGCTGCAGGAATTGGATGTTGCAAGAGAACAACTTAAGAACCTGCAGAAACATCAAGAAGAGCTGGAAATGAAATCAAAAGCGGATATTAAAGTTCTTGTCAAAGAAGTTAAATTTCTTAGGAAAACTCAAACAGAGCTGAAGCAGGAGCTGAATCAGTCTCTGAAGGAAAAGGCTGAACTAGAG AGGATTCttcaaaaggaaaaacaaagaagGGAACATGCAAAAACTGCGAGGGTGAAACTGCTTCATGAATGTGGAATTCTTCGGCATCGGCTCCAAGAATGTAGTGTCAATTTTCTTGCAGAAGAGGAAGATAAGTTCACTGTTGATTCTTCTTCCTTATCAGATGCTTTGGATCTCTTGACAACATCTGACAACCGAATTGGCCTCCTCCTGGCAGAG GCACAACTTCTAGCTCAAGATGATGAAAGCTCCATTTCTGCCGCAGACAGAGCTCAGGGTAATGTCAATATCAATGGCGACGATCCGACGGTAACAGATGATGAGGTGAGAAAGATGCTTACAGATATTTTCATTGACAATGCTAGACTGCGGAAACAGGTGAATTCCATTATCCGTTGTGCACTAAAAAATGTCGTGAAACCTGAGAAAGAAGATGGGATTGATGAGGCGCCTTCAAGAAAGACTGTACTAAACAAATTCTTAGAAAGATGA
- the LOC131253635 gene encoding serine/threonine-protein kinase STN8, chloroplastic, producing the protein MASLLSSAATSLLQKHPLPCLLSPKLTFPIYSSPPQNPLLRNSIRCNALLGNTPEDLLKNTLHLDESTALFPFLRSGLLQFQRITAELPQVERWEIVVFVGLSWIYLTARPGVLMGAIDAYVLAPLQLGVDSLLGRRSLKRTDFVVGERLGEGSFGVVYAGAIVPRNVSVEERVDERRGMGLKMDGRFKEKVILKKVKVGIKGAEECGDFEEWFNYRLSRAAPETCAEFLGSFIADKTNSQFTKGGKWLVWKFEGDRDLADYMKDRSFPFNLESVMFGQVIQGLDSIERNALIIKQIMRQIITSLKKIHDTGIVHRDIKPANLVVTRKGRIKLIDFGAATDLRIGKNYVPNRGLLDPDYCPPELYVLPEETPNPPPEPIAAILSPILWQLNSPDLFDMYSAGIILMQMAVPTLRSSAGLKNFNSEIKSVGYDLKKWREYTRKTPDLRILDLDSGRGWDLANKLISERGFQRRGRLSAAAALRHPYFLLGGDQAAAVLSKLSLTQ; encoded by the exons ATGGCTTCTCTCCTCTCCTCAGCTGCAACATCTCTGCTCCAGAAACACCCATTGCCATGCCTTCTCTCTCCAAAACTCACCTTCCCAATCTACTCCTCACCGCCTCAGAACCCCCTACTCAGAAACTCAATAAGGTGTAATGCCCTTTTGGGGAACACCCCAGAAGATCTGCTCAAGAACACTCTCCATTTGGATGAATCCACAGCTCTGTTTCCGTTTCTGCGATCTGGGTTATTGCAATTCCAGAGAATTACAGCTGAATTGCCACAGGTTGAGAGATGGGAGATTGTGGTTTTTGTTGGGCTGAGCTGGATATACCTAACGGCGAGGCCTGGTGTGCTGATGGGTGCGATCGATGCGTATGTTCTCGCGCCTCTGCAGCTCGGTGTTGATAGCTTGTTGGGGCGACGGAGCTTGAAGCGGACGGATTTTGTGGTGGGGGAGAGATTGGGAGAAGGGTCCTTTGGGGTAGTTTATGCGGGCGCCATCGTGCCACGGAATGTGAGTGTTGAGGAGAGGGTCGATGAGAGGAGGGGAATGGGTTTGAAGATGGATGGAAGGTTCAAGGAAAAGGTCATTTTGAAGAAg GTAAAGGTTGGAATTAAAGGGGCGGAAGAATGCGGCGACTTTGAGGAGTGGTTTAACTACAGGCTTTCAAGAGCAGCTCCCGAGACATGCGCTGAGTTCCTTGGAAGCTTCATCGCTGACAAGACAAACTCGCAATTCACTAAGGGAGGGAAATGGCTTGTATGGAAATTTGAG GGAGACCGAGACCTGGCCGACTACATGAAAGATCGCAGCTTCCCTTTCAACTTAGAGTCTGTTATGTTCGGGCAGGTCATACAAGGACTAGACTCGATCGAAAGGAATGCACTGATCATCAAGCAAATCATGCGGCAGATCATTACATCTCTCAAGAAGATCCATGACACGGGCATTGTCCATCGGGACATAAAACCGGCCAACTTGGTTGTGACAAGGAAGGGACGGATCAAGCTCATCGATTTTGGGGCAGCAACAGATCTCCGTATTGGCAAGAACTATGTACCCAACCGTGGTCTACTTGACCCAGACTACTGTCCGCCTGAATTATACGTTCTTCCGGAGGAGACACCAAACCCTCCACCAGAACCGATTGCAGCTATCCTTTCTCCGATCCTTTGGCAG CTTAATAGTCCTGATCTGTTTGATATGTATTCTGCCGGAATTATACTCATGCAAATGGCAGTTCCGACATTGAGGTCTTCAGCAGGTCTGAAGAATTTCAATTCAGAAATAAAGAGCGTCGGATACGACTTAAAGAAATGGAGGGAGTACACACGGAAAACGCCGGACTTACGTATACTTGATCTCGACTCTGGTAGAGGGTGGGATTTGGCCAACAAGCTTATTTCTGAGAGAGGATTTCAGAGACGAGGGCGGTTGTCAGCCGCTGCAGCTCTCAGGCATCCGTATTTCTTATTGGGCGGTGACCAGGCAGCTGCTGTTCTTTCGAAACTAAGCTTGACCCAGTGA
- the LOC131253631 gene encoding PX domain-containing protein EREL1-like isoform X8, with the protein MGKLLSDIDLSRSVPVASFLELEAAARSSFQDVNQHNVDRNPHGDSLTSSPQFQPNPGASVAAGSSSDASKALSSTLDYGSDNACETSELGTPRQCSEICADDLMLDQDLAAPMGTLVKYGITTTDNGLFVGDSGLEQLEEFPRNKMHARKEKNVLRGTFNGSASKDAFLSNDTAEFMSEPEHDKLAGHARKLSAESVGSDMSSIRGSELSNAGVTNLLHDNSLNLLGGVEASIKTEAFGNSELQFLNDVHVVLPLDQRNKMNRVLTTMQRRLVTARTDMEDLISRLNQEIAVKEYLTTKVKDLDVELDSTKQKSKENLQQAILIERERVTQMQWDMEELRRKYLEMESKLKFEQDEKIRLELAKVSAIHEKELLLQELDVAREQLKNLQKHQEELEMKSKADIKVLVKEVKFLRKTQTELKQELNQSLKEKAELERILQKEKQRREHAKTARVKLLHECGILRHRLQECSVNFLAEEEDKFTVDSSSLSDALDLLTTSDNRIGLLLAEAQLLAQDDESSISAADRAQGNVNINGDDPTVTDDEVRKMLTDIFIDNARLRKQVNSIIRCALKNVVKPEKEDGIDEAPSRKTVLNKFLER; encoded by the exons ATGGGCAAGCTATTGTCGGACATTGATTTGTCTAGAAGTGTTCCAGTGGCATCATTCCTTGAGCTAGAAGCTGCTGCAAGGTCAT CATTTCAGGATGTAAATCAGCACAATGTAGACAGAAATCCTCATGGTGATAGTTTGACTTCTTCTCCTCAATTCCAACCTAATCCAGGCGCTTCTGTTGCTGCTGGTAGTTCATCTGATGCATCTAAGGCTCTCTCAAGCACACTGGATTATGGCAGTGATAATGCGTGTGAAACATCAGAGTTAGGGACACCTAGGCAATGTTCTGAAATTTGTGCAGACGATCTAATGCTGGATCAAGACTTGGCTGCTCCAATGGGTACACTTGTGAAGTATGGCATCACTACTACAGACAATGGCCTCTTTGTGGGGGACTCTGGTTTAGAGCAGCTAGAGGAGTTCCCTAGGAATAAGATGCATGCTAGAAAGGAGAAGAATGTTCTAAGGGGCACGTTTAATGGGAGTGCTTCGAAGGATGCATTTCTTTCCAATGACACTGCAGAGTTTATGTCAGAGCCAGAGCATGATAAGCTTGCTGGCCATGCTCGAAAACTCTCTGCTGAGAGTGTTGGAAGTGACATGAGTTCCATAAGAGGAAGTGAATTATCAAATGCTGGGGTGACTAACTTGCTTCACGATAATTCCCTTAATCTTCTTGGAGGTGTAGAGGCTTCAATTAAAACGGAAGCTTTTGGCAACTCAGAGTTACAGTTTCTGAATGATGTACATGTGGTTCTTCCATTGGATCAGCGCAATAAAATGAATAGGGTTCTTACAACCATGCAAAGAAGGCTAGTTACAGCAAGAACAGACATGGAGGATCTTATATCAAGACTAAATCAAGAAATAGCTGTGAAAGAATATCTTACAACAAAG GTGAAAGATTTGGACGTGGAACTTGATAGTACTAAGCAGAAAAGTAAAGAAAACCTGCAACAAGCCATCTTAATTGAAAGGGAAAGAGTTACTCAAATGCAGTGGGATATGGAAGAACTTCGTAGGAAGTATTTGGAGATGGAGTCGAAGCTCAAGTTCGAACAG GATGAAAAGATTCGTTTGGAGTTGGCAAAAGTGTCTGCCATTCATGAGAAGGAGCTGTTGCTGCAGGAATTGGATGTTGCAAGAGAACAACTTAAGAACCTGCAGAAACATCAAGAAGAGCTGGAAATGAAATCAAAAGCGGATATTAAAGTTCTTGTCAAAGAAGTTAAATTTCTTAGGAAAACTCAAACAGAGCTGAAGCAGGAGCTGAATCAGTCTCTGAAGGAAAAGGCTGAACTAGAG AGGATTCttcaaaaggaaaaacaaagaagGGAACATGCAAAAACTGCGAGGGTGAAACTGCTTCATGAATGTGGAATTCTTCGGCATCGGCTCCAAGAATGTAGTGTCAATTTTCTTGCAGAAGAGGAAGATAAGTTCACTGTTGATTCTTCTTCCTTATCAGATGCTTTGGATCTCTTGACAACATCTGACAACCGAATTGGCCTCCTCCTGGCAGAG GCACAACTTCTAGCTCAAGATGATGAAAGCTCCATTTCTGCCGCAGACAGAGCTCAGGGTAATGTCAATATCAATGGCGACGATCCGACGGTAACAGATGATGAGGTGAGAAAGATGCTTACAGATATTTTCATTGACAATGCTAGACTGCGGAAACAGGTGAATTCCATTATCCGTTGTGCACTAAAAAATGTCGTGAAACCTGAGAAAGAAGATGGGATTGATGAGGCGCCTTCAAGAAAGACTGTACTAAACAAATTCTTAGAAAGATGA
- the LOC131253633 gene encoding serine/threonine-protein kinase AtPK2/AtPK19-like — translation MVFSQLPSLSETHTCKSFQSQLFVCVDPPDVIPLEHVEFDFSDVFGPMPAQASEVNLVNSGNSVPITDLGEVVYDDPVVIYSRSHSLVGPTTCVNKNLQLSKLTLHETENSLELVECVTREFAAEAEEPSVVDADDVSPQLMKSQGVGLEDFEVMKVVGQGAFGKVFQVRKKGTSDIYAMKVMRKDKIMEKNHAEYMKAERDILTKIAHPFIVQLRYSFQTKYRLYLVLDFVNGGHLFFQLYHHGLFREDLARVYTAEIVSAVSHLHANGIMHRDLKPENILLDADGHAMLTDFGLAKQFKENTRSNSMCGTLEYMPPEIVLGKGHDKAADWWSVGILLFEMLTGKPPFIGNREKIQQKIIKNKIKLPAFLSSEAHSLLKGLLQKETSKRLGSGPNGSEEIKIHKWFRSINWTKLDTREIQPSFRPNVAGKHCIANFEERWTNMPLLDSPAASPRAGESNFMGFTYVRPTPYLRRRGSFY, via the exons ATGGTTTTTTCTCAGTTACCCAGCCTGTCTGAGACCCACACATGCAAGTCCTTTCAGAGCCAGCTGTTTGTTTGCGTGGACCCTCCTGATGTCATTCCCTTGGAGCACGTGGAATTTGATTTTTCTGATGTGTTTGGTCCAATGCCAGCTCAAGCCTCAGAAGTAAATTTAGTGAATTCAGGGAATTCTGTGCCCATTACGGATTTGGGTGAAGTGGTTTATGATGATCCGGTGGTCATATATAGCCGATCACATTCGCTGGTCGGGCCCACAACTTGTGTTAACAAAAACTTGCAGCTCAGCAAGCTCACATTACATGAGACAGAGAATTCACTGGAACTTGTAGAGTGCGTCACCAGGGAGTTCGCTGCAGAAGCTGAGGAGCCATCTGTGGTTGATGCTGATGATGTTAGCCCTCAATTGATGAAGAGTCAGGGTGTGGGACTTGAGGATTTTGAGGTTATGAAAGTTGTCGGGCAAGGCGCATTTGGGAAAGTGTTTCAAGTGAGGAAGAAAGGTACTTCAGACATATATGCAATGAAAGTAATGCGTAAGGATAAGATTATGGAGAAGAATCATGCCGAGTACATGAAAGCAGAGAGAGATATTTTAACAAAAATTGCCCATCCCTTCATTGTGCAGCTAAGATACTCTTTCCAG ACCAAGTACAGACTGTATCTTGTATTGGATTTTGTAAATGGTGgacatctgttttttcagctttaCCATCATGGCCTTTTCAG AGAGGATCTAGCACGTGTATATACTGCTGAGATTGTTTCTGCTGTTTCTCACCTCCATGCAAATGGCATAATGCATAGGGATCTGAAACCTGAGAACATCCTCCTTGATGCTGATGGccat GCTATGTTGACTGATTTTGGCCTGGCAAAGCAATTCAAGGAGAACACCAGATCGAACTCAATGTGTGGAACATTAGAATACATGCCGCCTGAAATTGTCCTTGGGAAGGGCCATGATAAGGCTGCTGATTGGTGGAGTGTTGGCATCCTTTTGTTCGAAATGCTTACCGGAAag CCACCTTTCATTGGGAACCGGGAGAAGATTCAACAGAAGATTATAAAGAATAAGATCAAGCTACCTGCCTTCCTCTCTAGTGAAGCTCATTCTCTGCTGAAAGGG TTGTTGCAGAAGGAGACGAGCAAGCGCCTTGGCAGTGGACCCAATGGCAGCGAGGAGATAAAGATTCACAAGTGGTTCAGATCGATCAACTGGACAAAACTAGACACTCGGGAGATCCAGCCGAGCTTCCGCCCAAACGTTGCTGGGAAGCACTGCATTGCCAACTTTGAGGAACGCTGGACCAACATGCCGTTGTTGGATTCTCCTGCAGCGAGCCCAAGGGCTGGCGAGAGCAATTTCATGGGGTTCACTTATGTGCGGCCCACCCCTTATCTTCGAAGGCGTGGTTCTTTCTACTAG